aggacataaagtcagagatagaaacgacaaggagcaggtgcatctagtacaggtagagctgccgcaaaaacccacagagctcagcagccagcgcatCAAATTCTAGATCCTTGacttttagttagcagttagcattagcagcacatgctgcatccgatgtgaaaggacctttatgctgcacactgtgactcacagcaatggtcccgggtcagccctgactttgtgttaaactaatcctaaagtaataatggtatttctagccactgatataccacaactttatcctttcaacagctactGAAAGTTAGGGGACCTAACTTCTAtgggatatttatatagagatcctccagcttcaaactgtattacccttcaaggtcCTGCAGTTTAATaaagcgcccctccgacagccaaacccatctgttctctgattggatagttaaatttgtgattgacatgacattgaccaatcagctgaaaggaagaaaaatggggtaaaaattcgtacttgtaacttgaaacttgagtgcagagtttcacactcaaatcttttttacgcacacacaaattctttttacacacacaaatcctgatttacaagtacaaaatatttatgaccacaatttcaGCACATACTTGTGGTCCAAGATGCTGTCAGATGTTAAGGAGCTGACACCCCCTCCCCTCAACATCGTTTAGTCTTATGTTGCCTTGTACATAAAAGAATAATTCCCAGTTTCTTCCTGGCAATGAGGCAAGCAACCCATTTGACTTATCATTGCTTCACTTGTACTGGAAGCAACCCAAGGCCAAAGTACTGAAATAGCATCGAAACTACAGAAAGCTGGATCAGTAGGTCCTGCCTTTAAATGCTGGGAGCCCAAACATGGAGACACTCATCCATAAAAAGGAAGACAGTTCATTTGACAGACAGAGGCGGAGCCAGACATCTGAAACACCCGGGGCTTAGCCCTAAAGGGTAGTATGCATATgggatttttttggggggggggggttagaaatgactgaaagattaattggctctgttttgagttttgttcaaaaaagaatgacttcatatagggaaaaatatatatcacatatgcaggacaccttaaactagttttttaattaagcagcaaggcagaacaaaatcagggctgtatcaagacacagggactaaaccccaattcaaccagacccagaactgatccggaattaaaacaggactacaacagttcaaaatcaggaatacttaggacttaaccaagacagaaccatGTTCTGAGTTGAGTTTTAACAGATATTCTCACGGTGCCTCTcaataatgtgtgtttgtttgtgtgctgtgCATTTCTGGATGGGCACAAGCATGCACTATCACGCAGACACAGCCCTTTCTCCTAAACTAAAGTGAATATTAGTGAAATCAAAGCTAGAGCAGAATTGCTTGGACTCGACTTCAGCATCAGTAGTGCAGGGTGTCGTGTGGTATTACCTTTAAAAGGCCTTTCATTTTGTCGTGCAAAGCTGTGAACTCGTCCGGCGACATCTCGGGGTAGAGTTCGCTTCTCAGCAGCTCCTCTGTGATCTCGCTGTTGTTGTAATACACTTTCTGCGCGATTCCATTTAACAAGCCGCTCAGAGACTTCGTCGCGTCTACTTCCGCCATGTTTGCTCTTGTGGTCACATGAATTGCAGTACAAGACGGCATTGTGGGACTTGTAGTTGCAGATTCCGACTGCAGCGCTTGAGCTTTAGCGTTTCATCTAAGCCTCCAAAAGGGAACATCACAAACTTTGCTATACAAATTATGAAAAatcatttcagtttaatttttaatgcattttaaaagcAATGCTGCATAATTATTAAATCAAGAGCATTTATATATTAATTAAATTTATTTGAATCACATTGCAGTCTGACTACCCATTTTTACTGATTAGCTGGCCTATTTGAACAATGTCCatctacaaaaaaagaaaaaaaagtggaacagtaatgtcagtacaaacTGTAGTGAGTGAAaagtaatatttaaatgtaaatgtcatGAGCAATAGTTCAGAGAATTTGGTTTCAGGATGTATATAAAGTTCTAGCTTGTGCAGTCCTTTATTTATCAAAGCAAGTCTAATAGTACCATAACACAGGAGTTTCCAAATAATTGACACAGAGACCAGAATGCATGCCAAGCCAAGCTTTAATCAAGAAGAAAAGAACATTAAAGTTTTGATCATGTTTAATCTTTGACTAAATGAAATAgtagtcaaatatcttcaaagTCCCTTTATGTGACTCAAATTTATGATTCAAGACAAAAGTTTCAAGTTTATTGCTCCTACCACAGATCTGTAAGAATGTTTCACAAAAGCTCTTTAAATCATTAAAAGGTTGTAAAATTCTTAAAGTCGACATATTCTTTTAATTTCtattgtcatgtttttttaaaaattattttcaaatgtattttattctttttttgaaCCAACATTTTCTGGCAGCTCCTTGAAGGTTTAAACAGCAGGTGACATGGGACATGGTCATATTAACTTACTGACATGTTCGAAAGCAAATTATTTTGTGTATAAAGGCCAAAAAATAAGAGTTAAGCtagcataaaaaaaaatttaaaaaaatctatgaaaaggaaaaataatgcAGTTTCTCAGAGGATTTTGTGTTTGTAAGCTTCACTGGGTTGCTTGTCAGAATTTAAGGCTATATGACAGACCTGTTTTACCTTAACCATGTCTACGTTTGCCACCTCTTCTACTCTTCTTGCGTCTTTTGCTTTTGCTTCCTCTTCTGCCTTTGCCCTGTTTTCTGCCTTGCTTGCTTCCTTTTCTACGTTGGCCTCCTCCTCTAAGCTTGCTTCCTTTTCTACGTCTACCTCCTCGTCTAAGCTTGCTTCCTTTTCTACGTCTACCTCCTCGTCTAAGCTTGCTTCCTTTTCTATGTCTACCTCCTCGTCTAAGCTTGCTTCCTTTTTTACCTCTACCTCCTCGTCTAAGCTTGCTTCCTTTTTTACGCCGGCCACCTCCTCTAAGCTTGCTTCCTTTTTTACATCGACCTCCTCCTCTAAGCTGGCTGCCTCCCCTGCGTTTGAAGCTTCCTCTTTGATTTCCTTTGCATTTGCTCATTTGACCCTCTTTTCCCCTACCTGAGCCTGGAGGTATCTTACTGCCTATGTCATTGCCTATACCAGTCTCTATACCAGTGCCTATGTCATTGAATAGACCAGTGCCAAGGCCTGGTTTAGGTGTTTCTACATCTGTACCTTGTTCTTGATTTGACAGGGCTGTGTTTGCAACACATTCGGGTGTAACATCTCCCCCCGAGGAGCAACTTGTGCACTGAAAAGTATCATCTCCAGGTTCATAACAACGATATATGTTGTTAAGCCCAAGTTTGGCAATCTCAAGATGCTTAAATGATTGAGTCAGCTGAGACGTGTCTGAAGCAGGAACATCAGCTacattagaaaaaacaaacgCATAACCACTCCAGTTGTGAGTGATATCACCAATGTTCAAAGTGATACCTTTATCATTTGAAattggagagttttcagagtaGATGACGAGAACGTTACCCTCACTACTTTTTATGAATGGTTGTATGTTCTGAAGAACATGTGATAGTGCCTGTGACTGTGTTGCTGCCACCACCCTGGTGCCTTTGTACACTTGGCCCTGTGAAAGGGCTCCTCTAACTCTGTCTGCTGGGTCATTCTGAAGGATTTCTTGGAGACTGCTTGGATCTTGATTCTGTGGGATGTTCAAAGCCACGCTGAAGGAATCACCTAGTTCATACCTGCCAAGGGAAAATGTTACtaattaataatgataataattttaatgaatTTAAAAGTTTAGATAGTAGATGAAgaattgtggggaaaaaataatataataagtaTAAACTGCACACTAAATTCGAAATATCAGTGATGATCTGGGCTTTGTCAGTGAGTTGTAAAAGTATATTTTGCATTGAGTGTCTTGAGGGTACcagggaaaaaggaaaaaaaagagccatAAATACCCCACACAGatgattaaaatgtattttatgggACACTAATGGGACACTAGACATAACAAGCAATTCTTTGCatcaaattcttttttttctctttttttaaagttccatattaaaaaacaagttCATTTTATGGTACATTTTATTCTAGTGAATAACAAAAGACCCTGAGCAACCTTGGAGTCCAATTATTGATCTACTATATATAGCCTCAGTTCAATCAGGTCCCACACTCACAATCCCAAACTCATAACCAGCTTCTTCCAGAGGACAGTTCGTACTGTTAACAATCCACCCCTGCCCACCCAGCTCACCAGTCTGAGTAACTCTCATCACTCAGGCCACTCAAACTGACTTTATTCAGACCAAAtctttctctgcagtacttacAAGCACTTGGAGCACGCATAATTTTGTTGTACGTGTACATTGTATTCTTTATATACTATTACTGTAGATTTTCATTAATAATTccttactactactactattaataataatagtgatATCATTATTATATACAAAAACATACTATTGCaaattaatataataatgataataataataataataataatcttttaTTACAATTTAAAGCTCATTATAATCACTttaaacaacagcaaaactgcACTGTAAAATAAAGTCACATACTTTGTACAACTATACATGAAATAAAGGCTGAAGTCATAGAGAGATGTCTTGCCTTCAGGTGACTCAACAGATCGATAATAGCACTAGCAGGTTAGAATAGTGATGAGTTATAATATCACAcataaaaaccccaaaaccttTTGTCAACTCACTCGTTCTTGACGGCTGCTACAATGTTCGTGAGCCAGTCCTGGTCTACAGCAGCCAAAATGTTTGGAGGAGACAGGAAGAAGGCTGGCACCATCACCAGCCAGCAGAGGCCAGCCATCTAATCAGATCAGATTTAACAACAAAGTGGTTTTCACACACAAAACTGCTGTGACTTGTCCAATTTACTATGACAATCATAACAATTAAACCAAGTGAATGTTTTAAGGAAACAACACTAACATTTAACATGATATCGAGATGCCTCACTTACCTTCACATGTGTTGCCAGCTACTTCTGGTTATAACCCCCTACTAAAATAACGCAAATAGACCTTTTTATGTAGATCAATAGTTAATTTATAAATTAATTCATCAGTTCACAGAAAAATCAGTTTGCAACACTTGACAAACAATTCATTGTTTTTATGCAGAAATGCAAAGCATACAAGCTTTCAGCTTCTCATTGATGgcgtttattacatttttattccagttttgcactttctttgacattttgtttcataaaaatattaatcaaGGAAATTACCAACAGGTGACAAAAACAGACAATGACAAAAAGTAGTTGCACAACTTGATTTTTACCagcaaaaattttaaaaagcaaaaacctTTATTGCTTTACCTTTTTTGGAAAAAGAGACGATGTCCACACCTCCTGGTTAATTTTAAGTGTGTAAAAAGGGAGATGCTAAAACCGTAGACACAGTACCGGggaagttttggttttttataGAGAACAAAGTGACCACCCCCTGGTAGGTACACCATAACCATATTTGAACATGTCTGTAGAAAACTATGAAATCAGTATGTGATAATAGATagaaaaaaatctcttttttatttgtcatCTTCATtttggagaagaaaaaaaacagaaagagagaaattcaactaaagaggaagaaaacattTAGGTTTTGAACACATCATGACTAAGATGCTTTTACAGAGATGCAGAGAACAAtgcacagaaaacagagataaaGATAATAGCTAAACTAAAAGCTGGACAAGAAGCTATGGACATGAGAGGTGTTATTGCAGTGACAGTGCATCATTTTTTTGAAgaaatgttcattttatttactttgtttGCTGCTGGATTcatgtttatatattttcactGTAAGGACTCATCACTAGGATGAgggatgaaatgtttctcccactaaaaACGTTTtgtccacatgaacagaatcagctttttggGATTACACAGATTACTTTAAATTTATAAATtattttgcagacatttttaaacaatttaaGTTTAGGAAGTGAAAATATTTTGCTCTGGGAgttcaaaaagaaaatcattcaACAGAAATGATTTAGCAAACTGGAACAGCATAACagatataaattaaaaaatcacTCTCTATCTCTTGTGCATACTACAAAATTGCGACCTGTTTGCATCATTGCTCTCAAAGCACTTATTAGACTGCTTGGTCATAATATGCCATAAAAGCAGAATATACTGATTAACACAAGGATAAGACCTACACTAAACAGCATGTAATAACCCACAGTGACTAGTATTCTCCACGTCAAATGTGCAGgaacaaaatataaatagtaaggCAGCAGGAGTAAATAACACACAGGAGACATATATACAAGATGCTGTTTGTGAGTACCTGATTGGAACCTGATTGACCTTAGGCACCAAACAGAGGGCAGCGGGCCAAGCAGGTCATGGGCAGGATGCAAGTGGTCACCTGGGATGGCCCTGTTTTTTCTGAGACAGGGGTCTTTGATCTAGAAGCAGTGGCAAGGGGAATCTGAAGGTGGTCCAGTTTGGTGGTGAGGATCTATGGGATTATGGTGTTGATGCTGAGCTGTAGTACACGAAGAGCATCCTCACTTAGCTCCTCCTGTTCTCCAGATGGCGAAGCctctgtgtggggtgatggtgATGGTGTCCTAGGTTGACCTATTTGCTCTGTAAGCAAACTGGTAGGGGTCGAGGGAGGGGGATAGACAGTTTCTGATGTGCTGCGACACTTTCCACTCAAAACACTTCATGACTACAGACGTGAGGGATAAAGTTCTGTAGGTTACTGAAAAGACATGAACAGGAAACAGATGGATGAAGAAATTAGACAAAACTTAAGTAGATATGGAAAATATTGACAGTGTTTTACATGTGTATGTGTTTAGGGGAAATAAACTATTGCTGCATGACCCAGCCTGAGCTGGGTGAGCTGTGGCTTGCTTAGTCACTTAGAGAAAAAGATAAGATGAAGACTTCTGCTTGATGGTTGACTAGTTCCTCTTTTCATTTTGCCTCTTCATGGCTTCcagagaaaaagacaaacaaagatGTATGCCTGGGGCACAAGTTATATGCACACGTTTTATGGCACTGAATCTTTTCAAAGCATCCAGACCAAACTTCACTCCTTACCTCAACATTTTCTGGTGATAAACTTGATGTTGTGAGTCATTCAAGAGGTCATTCAGATTAATTCAAAAAGGAATTAATCTTAGCCAGAATGACGAGACTTTGATCAGGGCCTCTGATCTGCCACTTTCACCTTTGGCGCACATGGGTTGGAGAAAAgttagttgggttttttttttttcaaccatCATTTGCCAGACAGTAATGCAGAGCACTCACATGAAGACTGAGTCTAGGGGGGGTTTATTTACTAATGATAGGATGCAGATGGCAAACTGCTGGCTGACACATTTCAATGGGCTAGGGCACGTGTAGTACTCCAGGTAGGTACAGGGAGTGTGCTCAGCATGAACAACCACTATAACTACTTTCCGTAGTCTGGCAGAGAATGGATGAATGAGCTGCATAATAAAGATATGTTGATGAAACATGTCTACCAGCAAGATATGAAGCTGTAACTGTTTGGAGGGATTTCAGAAGCCATTGCATTCTTATACCAGCACATAGTATTAtgatgtttttttcatattgttctggcttttttttctattaGGCACAATGTATCTTTAGTGTCAGTGCGCTGATGTACCAGCCATGGCAATAtttgggagtatccccccaagggaCAATGGACcacctaatgatcctctacctaatcacatgagccaaggtgtgaaaacggttgtaggtcacaatcagccaaggtttcgagtgagctcattgtgaaacctagcatgaccctatcatgtgatttcctgaggtcagatggcccaggatgtgagtgggtgttaaggcgtctgggaagggatctcaaaactggattatagatgcagacagttggtgtcgtaaaccaccacctctgttcattTGTCACCCTtaggttttttggggtttttttcagtttcccTTTTGTATGTTACCATTTCatgatttatttcatttctcactcaaaCCAAACAAAATCTTCCATGTAAATGGGGCACACCATCAATTTAGGAGACACTGCACAAAGTGAAGCCCCTAgcccaggggtctgcaaccttttacacccaaagagccacttggacccggtttccacgcaaaagaaaacactgggagccgcaaatactttttgacatctaaaatgaagataacactgtatatattgttttctaCCTTTGTGTGAataactaaggtgtgctgcttatgaaatccatgaagtgctacagagaaaattacattttatttatgtaatcaacacattttgaactcttaaagaaatataacaaaagcaaagacacccagctgaactaaaatgatccatgtagcaaacaaaaactgttgtgagccgcctcccttatatctcctttgggcttttggagccttgagtgacttttaaaaaataattggtaaaaaagctctatgctgctgaaaaatgaaaaatagatatttgcaaaattctgcctaaatatgtattttacctggttaatgcgtgcggcgggggcgtggtctgtagcgccgctgcaggggaggcggacgcacctgagcggcacccgcaatcacgcctcgccgccttaaagtctgtgctctctctgctgttgttgttggtggtgtgtgtcgggctgtgagctgcgaagctacagctggctgtatgcgtacagcaaccgtgtgtgaaaagtggtcaataaagagatgctgaaaagcgcgttcatgcaaacatcgtcgggtctgccatgatgtgtttacaatgggacttctgatcctgaacctctgctcacagcgtctgctaattggtgctgtgcgaagtcagtttacgcaggactgtaagctgtcatctgtcgtctgtgaggcgtgagcagtgtttgtctttaacatagttcatggtggagctactgacataatgtggatccgaagatccataattggcctatctggggttgaaagtaaatgcacggcgtttcggcgggaataccggcttccgcgagtgtgacgcttatattgagcgaggaaaaaataatagaatataattttatatttatatttcaatatcacaataatcttccaatttagaactacaagtttaaaagaactaacataaataaaatacacttcagcgaaatacttctaatttattttcccaaaccacgcggagccgcactataaggacccGCGGCTGACCAACATGCATACTCAAATAGACAGGAAATTAAGGCCTACAATGAAGGTCTTGGAGTGCTCGTAAATTGGTTGGAAGGATTTTGCATGACATAATTATATATTTTCTACTTTTCATGTGTTCTTTTGGAATACTAATAGATGCACAAGATAATTAGAATAAAGAACAGGGTTGGGATGATATTTGGCATGAAATGACAATTGGACTGCAAAAATATGTCAAGCCAACATGGCTTATGAATGTCAAGCAAACACGCTTGTCCTAATGGTAATGGACTAGTACTTCAATAGTGTTTGATTGCAGTCTTGCACTGAATACTTTCAATGTATAAACTCAGTTGTTAATAATCTTGCTGACACATCCACCAAACAAGTACTCTTATGCATGTGAAAAAGGTTTCTTTTACATCTTACTTTTGAAATTTTAACACTTGATTGTGATTGGATATGAATATTGGTCATGAATATTTTAATAGAAACCAACCAACTTAACTTGGTTAACTTAAGCAGAAGTTTTAAAAGGGAAGTATTGATGTGTTAAACCTCCTAGTGATGGCTTTGTTTGCTAAAAGATTGCGATGGTTGTCTGTAATTTTTCATGTTTGACTGCAAATATTAGCTACTTTCTGCTTTGTGTTCCACTTTTCATACTTCCCTTAGGCCAGGcttggccaactccaggcctcgagggccggtgtcctgcagattttagatctcaccctgggtctacacacctgaatcaaatgattagttcattaccaggcctctggagaacttcaagacatattGAGGAGGCAATTTAGCCAtgtaaatcagctgtgatggatcaaggacacatctaaaacccgCAGGATGCCGACACTAGGCCTGGGTTTGGACACCACTGCCTTAGGCAGTATTATAAGAAGGCATATAATATTTTTTCACTATGGAGATGATAACAAGTTGACTCTAGCCATAATGCCAGGTGACACAGAAAAATCCTTGCGCTGGCATCTGGTTGGGTACAGATATAAGGTTAAAATCCTCACTTTTACGTTTATGTCTTTAAGAGGTGAGGCCCCCACTTATATCACTGACCTTCTCCAACCCTGCTCTCCAAAGCGGATCCTTAGATCCACTGATAGTGGTCTTCTGTCTATTTCACGGAACTGTTTGAAAACAAAGGGGGATCGcacttttcagtttcagttttcagttttatttgtcatatgcaagttagcacagggtcaacatcgcaatgaaatgtgtttgacgagcagcggtctctcagcagcatgatacagtaggaaaaaatataataaaatataatataataaataaaataacaaatagaaaaatagtaaagaacaaaatattagagagacatggtaaaagagaaaagatgactaaatatatatgtatctataaatataaatatatgtacactagtgattaaataagaaaatcttgaaaagaaatatgacgggagggcagatgggatattgcacaggaatgagcagcagaaatttacagtattgcactttttaaatataaattacaataacaataaagtgaagtgaccagtgcagattaatcagagtacttgtgaagctgcagggtagcttctgagtcctgtgtttgtgtgtgtttaagtgttgtggttgaggtgtcgtatggcttgatggtagaaactgtttttaagtcttgtagtccgagcagacagactcctgtaacgtctgccagatggtaacaaggagaacagctgatgtgctgggtggctgtggtccttgatgatgctgtgtgctttacggaggcatcgctggtgataaatgtcctgaatggcaggaagcctcgtgccagtgatgtgctctgctgccttcaccaccctctgtagtgatttacggctgctggcagagcagcttccgtaccaaactgtgatgcagctcgtcagcaagctctcaattgcacacctgtagaaatttgagATGATGCTGGCATTCATGCCAaacctcctcagcctcctcaggaagtaaagccgctggcgagctttcctgatagcagtgtctgtgtgaagggtccaggagaagtcctcagtgatgttgactccaaggaacttgaagctgctgaccctttcgaccttgacaccgttgatgtggatgggctggtgttccctgactggtcgtttccggtagtccactatcatttctctagttttgctgatgttgagagtcaggttattttccagGCACCACTCGAACAGTTCAAATCCAATAGCTCCAAtactgtggaacagtttacctCCCCTGCTACGCACCATCGACTCCgtggcttcttttaaaaaacagctcaaAACACATTTGTTTAGACAGGCATTTGGGTAATGTTCGTGTGTAATATGTTGTATTATTTGATATGCTTTTATACTTCCTTTATATTGTTATATTGCTTGTTTGATATGCTTTTATATTCCCCTGTGAAGCGTTTTGTAATAGCTTCTTgtcttaaaaagtgctatataaatacattttacttgcTTTTTACACTCGGCCCTATAGCTGGACTGGGGCAAAAATCGTCCCTAACACTTTTGGTCCAGATGGCCAAAATTAGCTGATAAGGCATTTATAGAAGGCCCTTTAGGCCTTGTTACTAGCTGTGGCTGGTACTACTGTTGAGAGTGCAACAGATTCTACAGTTAACATGTCGGtttatttgacacattttgctgcatctatttttgccatttcttctcTGAAGAAATGGCGAAAAAGTGGAGCTTTGTTCTGCAAGTGCAGAACAGTAGCCTTGAGAGATTTGATTGAGGAAAATAGtgtcagtaatgaaaatgaatggGCTGTTGTACAGTAACCCTCCCATCAGCCCAAAACTGCATCAGGCTACCGGGATAATGCCAGGTATGCCAGAttaccagtccagccctgctcAGCTCTAAAAATCTGAGAAAGATGGTGTTTAACCTAGTTTGAATGGTATTACTATAaggaatcttggagtcatttttgattaGAATATGTTCTTCATGCAAATGTCATAAAAAATACTGTAGCCATGTGGTAAATATGAATCTAGCACCTGTGGCATCAGTACTAATCACTATGTTATGTTCTTCCCATTAGCCCTCTtttgaaaataattaataatgacTGCTTTCTTATTAGACACTCACACAAAGTGGATGGGTGGGAGTATCGAAAGTCAACacactgcaaaaaagaaaaaggaggttTTTTTGGATGAGCTaacaaaaataagaacaaataaacagctCACTGATCTGCTATCAGTCAACCCAACGGTTCTTTTCAGAGCCTCCCACTTTGAACTGAAGAGCGTACTTTACTACTTTCAAACAGCAATGTAACTATTCGCACCAGCTGCTTGCATTGTAACTTGTATTTTGTCACAGAATGGTTTTAATCTGTTGCATTGACCCGCCGCCCCCACCGACTatgaacacatttatttattttttttgttcttcacTTGTATGCCGCTTTTCTTGACGCACACACTAACAAACCCAGTATTTGTGCAGTACAATGCTGTTATCTCATATACCAAGTATAGAGGCGCAataatgcttgtaaaagcagtTTATGTAGGGAAGAGCATTGTTACGAATACAGAGGTTAATCTGAAGCAACTTGGaaagttgaatttttttttcttacttttagtAACCATTAAAAATTAAGATTTGCAACTTTGAACAGACCTGCAGTGTAATTGTCTAAAGGTCTTTAGGT
This sequence is a window from Oreochromis niloticus isolate F11D_XX linkage group LG6, O_niloticus_UMD_NMBU, whole genome shotgun sequence. Protein-coding genes within it:
- the LOC102080130 gene encoding uncharacterized protein LOC102080130; this encodes MAGLCWLVMVPAFFLSPPNILAAVDQDWLTNIVAAVKNEYELGDSFSVALNIPQNQDPSSLQEILQNDPADRVRGALSQGQVYKGTRVVAATQSQALSHVLQNIQPFIKSSEGNVLVIYSENSPISNDKGITLNIGDITHNWSGYAFVFSNVADVPASDTSQLTQSFKHLEIAKLGLNNIYRCYEPGDDTFQCTSCSSGGDVTPECVANTALSNQEQGTDVETPKPGLGTGLFNDIGTGIETGIGNDIGSKIPPGSGRGKEGQMSKCKGNQRGSFKRRGGSQLRGGGRCKKGSKLRGGGRRKKGSKLRRGGRGKKGSKLRRGGRHRKGSKLRRGGRRRKGSKLRRGGRRRKGSKLRGGGQRRKGSKQGRKQGKGRRGSKSKRRKKSRRGGKRRHG